The Martelella sp. AD-3 genome includes a region encoding these proteins:
- a CDS encoding ABC transporter permease: MRKLSYNAAIGGFLIALLLIVALIGAFWTPYDPLKLDFVARLKPPSLAHWMGTDEFGRDVLSRIMVGAGASVWIGTLTVTFTIVMGTLIGLVSGYARGLTDGLIMAVNNALLAFPGILLALGLLAVFGANQYGIIFALGIAYTPSMARLVRGVVMTLREAEFIEASKLMGNSEFYTVFRHILPNCLAPMSVLATTMFGWAILSESALSFLGLGVPPPAPTWGNMLAAGRPFIEQAVWLGVFPGLCIALTLLGINLLGDALRDRLDPRMRGLK; the protein is encoded by the coding sequence ATGAGAAAACTGTCCTATAATGCCGCGATCGGCGGTTTCCTGATTGCGCTCCTGCTTATCGTCGCCCTTATCGGCGCGTTCTGGACGCCCTACGACCCGCTCAAGCTCGATTTCGTCGCCCGGCTGAAGCCGCCGAGCCTGGCCCACTGGATGGGAACGGACGAGTTCGGCCGCGACGTGCTGAGCCGGATCATGGTCGGCGCCGGGGCAAGCGTGTGGATCGGCACGCTGACGGTCACCTTCACAATTGTCATGGGCACGCTGATCGGCCTCGTCAGCGGCTATGCGCGCGGCCTGACGGACGGTCTGATCATGGCCGTCAACAATGCGCTGCTCGCCTTTCCGGGCATCCTCCTGGCGCTCGGCCTGCTCGCCGTCTTCGGCGCAAACCAGTATGGCATCATCTTCGCGCTCGGCATCGCCTATACGCCGTCGATGGCGCGACTGGTGCGCGGCGTGGTGATGACGCTGCGCGAAGCCGAATTCATCGAAGCCTCGAAGCTGATGGGCAACAGCGAGTTCTACACGGTGTTCCGCCACATCCTGCCCAATTGCCTGGCGCCGATGTCGGTGCTGGCGACCACCATGTTCGGCTGGGCGATCCTGTCGGAAAGCGCGCTCTCCTTCCTCGGCCTCGGCGTGCCGCCGCCGGCGCCCACCTGGGGCAACATGCTGGCCGCCGGCCGGCCGTTCATCGAGCAGGCCGTCTGGCTCGGCGTTTTCCCCGGCCTCTGCATCGCGCTCACGCTTCTCGGCATCAATCTTCTGGGCGACGCGCTGCGCGACCGTCTCGACCCGCGCATGAGGGGGCTGAAATGA